The following nucleotide sequence is from Sulfurovum sp. UBA12169.
TGCACATTTGTCTATTGCGTTCCATCATCCTATAGATATGCTCCATTTCCTCAGGAAAAAAAAGATAGTCCGTAGAAAAACTGATCAAATGCGTTCGCGCCTTAATCCTTGAGATTGCATCATAAAGAGAGTCGTATCCGCGACTTAGATTAAAGGTATTGATTGCTTTAACGATATACAAATAACTTAATGGATCGAACATGCGGGCAAAATTTGCCGTATTGTACTCCAGATATCGCTCAACTTCATAACGTCCAAAAAGCTCAAATAAACCATCGTTGCTCACATAGTTACGTCCAAATTTTTCATCCATCGAGGCAGGAGAAAGATAAGAAATATGGCCGGCGATACGTCCGATAGCCAGTCCATTCAAACCTTCTTTTTTAAACGCATTTTTATCATAATTTCCGTTTTTAAAGCGAGGATCTTTACGAATAGCCTCTACGGCTACCTTATTAAAAGCAATTGTCCAAGGTCTTGTTGCATATGTTGCAGCCAGTGAAATAATGTCGTCAGCCAAGTTCGGATAATCTACGGCAAACTGAAGTGCCTGCATCCCCCCCATTGATCCGCCTATAATAGCGCGCAAATGATAAATGCCAAGAGAAGAGAGCAGTTGCATCTGCGCCCTAATCATATCTTTGATGGTTACAACGGGAAACTTTAAACGGTAAGGTTCTTCGCTCGGATACATTCCGCTCATCGGTCCGGTACTCCCAAAACATGACCCTATCACATTGGTACAAATAACAAAATATTTCTTTGTATCTATCGCTTTGTCGTCTCCAATAAGCCCATCCCACCAGCCAGCTTTCCTGTCACCTTCATGGAAACCTGCCGCATGGTGAGATCCGCTAAGGGCATGACACACCAACACAACATTGCTTTTGTCTTCATTGGGTTCCCCATAGGTTTCATAGGCGATCTCATACGGCTCTAAAATACGTCCGCTCTCTAGATACAAAGGGCTGCTAAAACGCGCTGTTTTTGTTACGATTTTCATTGACTGCTTTTTGCTTGGATTGTTTTTGGCTATTTTATCTAATTTGGGCTTTATAACCGTCGTTTTGAACTTATTTCAAAACCTGAAGTACTTTTAATAATCCCCGGATAAACCAAGGATCATAAATTGCCTACCCCAGCGCTTTAGCCAAGTCATTTATCAGGTCTTGGGTATCTTCAAGTCCTATACTTAGTCTAATAAGCCCTTCAGGAACTCCGGCATCCATAAGCTCTTGTTTGGAAAGCTGCTGATGGGTTGTGCTGGCAGGATGGGTAATAATAGATTTACTGTCGCCGATATTGACTACCAAAGAAAAAATCTCCATACTGTCTGCAATATGTTTTGCTGTGGCCAAATCTTCTACCTCAAACGAAAGCAGCCCGCTGTGTCCTTTCTTGAAATATTTTTGTCCTACTTCATAATTGGAATCGGATTGAAGTCCGGGATAATTGACTTTTTTAACTTTTGGATGTTTCTCTAAAAATTGGGCTATTGCAAGCGCCGATGCAGAGTGCTGTCTCATGCGAAGCGGTAATGTTTCAATGCCCTGGATATACAACCATGAATTAAACGGACTGGGAGCTGCACCCAAATCACGAAGCAATGCCAATCTAACCCTCAGCGTAAAAAGCGGCAAAGGCAAATCACTATAGACAAGCCCATGATAACTTGCATCGGGTTCATTGAAATGTGCATATCTGGCATTTCCTTTAATTTTTTCTACCAAATTCTTGCGCTCTACGATGATTCCGCCTATCGCAAGCCCTTGTCCTGTCGTATATTTACTTGCACTGTGTACTGTCAGATCGCATCCGTACTCAAAAGGTTTGCACAAAATCGGCGTCGCCACAGTATTGTCGACACAAGTTAGAATAGTGTACTTATTGGCAATAGCAACTATTGCACCCAAATCTGCCACATCAATACTAGGATTTGTAATACTCTCAAAAAGAATGATTTTTGTTTTTTCATCGATGAGCTTTTCTAGTTGAGCAGGATTTTTAACATCAAAATAACGTGCTTCTATGCCAAATCTCTTAAGGGTATGTCCTGTAAGTGTTGTCGTTCCCCCATAAACTTGCTTGGCCACAATAATGTTGTCTCCGGCCTCTGCCACATTAGCAATGGCATAAAAAATAGCTGCCATTCCACTGGCTGTACCTACTGCTGCGGCGCCGCCCTCAAGTGCTGCAAAACGTTTTTCAAAAACATCCGTAGTCGGGTTCATCAATCTTGTATAAATATTCCCCAACTCTTTAAGTGCAAATAAATTTGCCGCCTGATCAGTATCTTTAAACTCATAAGCCGTACTCATGTAAATCGGCACCGCCATGGTTCCTTGTGAATCTTTTTCATATCCTGCGTGGATAGCCAGTGTTTGTTCGTGCATTATTTTTCCTTATTTTGCATTATTATTTATTATACCATAAAAAGCGGGGACGGATAAGTATTATTATGACGTAACGGGTGTTTTTGGAAGCTTAATTCCTGATAGGGCCTAAGACCTATAAGGTCTTTTTTGAAAGATTGCATTTGAAGACAATAGTATGAACTCACATCTTGGTTTCAAAAGATGTGAAGCTCAACCAAGAAAATGAAAAAATCAGCCGTGATAATTTGGAGATTCTTTTGTGATTGTTACATCGTGAACATGAGATTCTCTGAGTCCTGCTGAAGTAATCTCTACAAATTCTGCCTTTTCCCAAAATGCCCTAATCGACTCCGAACCACAATATCCCATGGAACTTCTAAGTCCTCCCATCATTTGGTGGATCACATCAGAAATTTTCCCTCTATAGGGCACGCGCCCTTCTATTCCTTCAGGAACAAGCTTATCTGCAGCTGTACCCTCCTGGAAATAACGATCCGTACTTCCTTTGGTCATCGCACCGATACTTCCCATCCCTCGATACTCTTTGAATTGACGACCATTATAGATGATCATCTCGCCCGGCGCTTCATAAGTTCCCGCTAGAGCCGAACCGAGCATTACACAGCTCGCACCCACGGCAAGTGCTTTTGCCACATCACCGGAGTATCTGATGCCGCCATCTGCTATGACGGGAATACCTGCTTTGTTGGCCACCTGCGCAACTTCATCGATCGCTGAGATTTGCGGCACTCCTACTCCTGCTACAATACGTGTTGTGCAGATGGATCCGGGTCCAATCCCCACCTTTACTCCGTCAGCTCCTGCATCAATAAGATCTTGTGCTGCGGCGCCCGTAGCGATATTTCCTGCAATCACATCAATATCGAGTTCTTTTTTAATTTGTTTAACCGTGTCAATTATCCCCTGGGAATGTCCATGCGCTGAATCTAGCACAATTACGTCTACTCCGGCATCAACTAATGCTTTAGCTCTCTCAAGCTGTCCCACACCAATAGCTGCAGCCACTCTCAAACGGCCAAACTCATCTTTATTTGCATGGGGATGCTGTTCTTTTTTTTCAATATCTTTGATTGTAATAAGCCCTATAAGCGTATTGTGATCATCCACGATAGGAAGTTTCTCTATTTTGTGTTGCTGTAAAACCTTGGCTGCCTCCTCCAATGTTGTACCTTTTTTGGCCGTAACAAGCGGTGCAGGCGTCATTACATCTTTTACCTTTTGTGTCATATCCGTAATAAACCGCATGTCGCGATTAGTGATAATTCCTATAAGTGTTTTATGCTCATCTACTACCGGCACACCTGAAATATGATATTCTCCCATCAATGCATCTGCATCCCCTACGGTTGCTTCAGGCCCAATGAATACAGGATCGATGATAATTCCGCTTTCAGATTTTTTTACTTTTTTTACCTGCAGCACTTGTGTTTGAATATCCATATTTTTATGAATTACACCTATGCCGCCAAGTCTTGCCATAGCAATGGCCGCTTTATATTCCGTTACTGTATCCATAGCTGCAGAAACAATAGGAATATTGAGAGAAACACGTTTGGTTAGTTGTGTTTTTATGCTTACCTCTTTTGGCAATATAGTTGAGTGTTGCGGTACAAGCAGTACGTCTTCAAATGTCAGTGCTCTTTTTTTTATTCTCATGATATCCCTTTCTTTTATTGATTAATTATCTTTCTTTTGGCTTAAAAACTTTCCTCTTGAAAAATTCATCTTCTTGAAATTTCCTATGGGCTAATATTTATAATTGACAACTTTTTCCATGCTTGCTGCACCATCAAAAAGTATTTTTTCATCAAATGCCTTAGCAATGAGTTGCAATCCTATAGGCATATCTTCTTTGTTTTTAGCCACAGGCAGTGAAATTGCGGGCAAACCGGCAAGATTAATCGCTATTGTATACATGTCGCTCTTATACATCTCCAAAGGGTCATGAATTGCGCCTATTTTTGGTGCGACGCTTGGTGCTACCGGAGAAAGTATAAGATCTGCATCAGCAAAAATAGCATTAAACTCATCACGAATCAAATGTCTCACTTTTTGTGCTTTCAGATAATACGCATCATAATAACCTGAAGAAAGCACAAAATTACCCAATAAAATACGACGTTTCACTTCGTCACCAAACCCTTCGGTTCGGGTGTGATAATAAAGTTCTTCTACGGTATTGCATTGTGCTCTCATGCCATAACGAATACCATCAAAACGCGCAAGGTTGGTTGCTGCTTCTGCTGTTGCCAAAATATAATAGGTTGCAATATCATATTTTGTATTTTGCATTTTTTTATGAATAATGGTATGTCCTGCTTCCTCAAGTTTTTTTACCGTGTCCGTATAAGCTTTTTGTATCTCTTCATCTGCTTCGCTGATATAATTATCAATAACTGCGATTGTAAATTTTGCGTCACTATTGATGTTGTTAGCAATATCTTCTATTTCAAATTCTGCAGAAGTAGAGTCTTTGGGATCATGCCCTTTGATCGCATCATACAAAATGGCTGCGTCTTCAACATTTTGGGTGATAGGGCCTATCTGATCAAGAGAGGAAGCATAAGCAGCCAACCCAAACCGGCTGACTCGCCCATAGGTAGGCTTCATCCCTACGCATCCGCAATAAGCCGCAGGCTGACGAATCGATCCGCCCGTATCGCTTCCCAATGCTGCAATAGCGATACCGGCGGCTACTGCCGCAGCTGAACCGCCCGAACTTCCTCCGGGGACTCTCTCTTCCCCATGAGGGTTTTTTGTCACACCATAATAAGAACTTTCTGTGGTTGAACCCATAGCAAACTCATCCATGTTTGCTCTGCCAAACGCCATCATTCCTTTAGATTTTAGATTAGTAATAGCCGTGGCATCATAGGGAGAGATATAGCCTTGAAGGATTTTG
It contains:
- a CDS encoding homoserine O-acetyltransferase is translated as MKIVTKTARFSSPLYLESGRILEPYEIAYETYGEPNEDKSNVVLVCHALSGSHHAAGFHEGDRKAGWWDGLIGDDKAIDTKKYFVICTNVIGSCFGSTGPMSGMYPSEEPYRLKFPVVTIKDMIRAQMQLLSSLGIYHLRAIIGGSMGGMQALQFAVDYPNLADDIISLAATYATRPWTIAFNKVAVEAIRKDPRFKNGNYDKNAFKKEGLNGLAIGRIAGHISYLSPASMDEKFGRNYVSNDGLFELFGRYEVERYLEYNTANFARMFDPLSYLYIVKAINTFNLSRGYDSLYDAISRIKARTHLISFSTDYLFFPEEMEHIYRMMERNRQMCSYLEVKSEYGHDAFLVELEKFDESIKEILR
- a CDS encoding IMP dehydrogenase, which gives rise to MRIKKRALTFEDVLLVPQHSTILPKEVSIKTQLTKRVSLNIPIVSAAMDTVTEYKAAIAMARLGGIGVIHKNMDIQTQVLQVKKVKKSESGIIIDPVFIGPEATVGDADALMGEYHISGVPVVDEHKTLIGIITNRDMRFITDMTQKVKDVMTPAPLVTAKKGTTLEEAAKVLQQHKIEKLPIVDDHNTLIGLITIKDIEKKEQHPHANKDEFGRLRVAAAIGVGQLERAKALVDAGVDVIVLDSAHGHSQGIIDTVKQIKKELDIDVIAGNIATGAAAQDLIDAGADGVKVGIGPGSICTTRIVAGVGVPQISAIDEVAQVANKAGIPVIADGGIRYSGDVAKALAVGASCVMLGSALAGTYEAPGEMIIYNGRQFKEYRGMGSIGAMTKGSTDRYFQEGTAADKLVPEGIEGRVPYRGKISDVIHQMMGGLRSSMGYCGSESIRAFWEKAEFVEITSAGLRESHVHDVTITKESPNYHG
- a CDS encoding Asp-tRNA(Asn)/Glu-tRNA(Gln) amidotransferase GatCAB subunit A is translated as MITLKEALTKSKEELSRLKVELEAKAKESNLNAYIGFESSGEGVPILIKDNIQVKNWTVTSGSKILQGYISPYDATAITNLKSKGMMAFGRANMDEFAMGSTTESSYYGVTKNPHGEERVPGGSSGGSAAAVAAGIAIAALGSDTGGSIRQPAAYCGCVGMKPTYGRVSRFGLAAYASSLDQIGPITQNVEDAAILYDAIKGHDPKDSTSAEFEIEDIANNINSDAKFTIAVIDNYISEADEEIQKAYTDTVKKLEEAGHTIIHKKMQNTKYDIATYYILATAEAATNLARFDGIRYGMRAQCNTVEELYYHTRTEGFGDEVKRRILLGNFVLSSGYYDAYYLKAQKVRHLIRDEFNAIFADADLILSPVAPSVAPKIGAIHDPLEMYKSDMYTIAINLAGLPAISLPVAKNKEDMPIGLQLIAKAFDEKILFDGAASMEKVVNYKY
- a CDS encoding O-acetylhomoserine aminocarboxypropyltransferase (catalyzes the formation of L-methionine and acetate from O-acetyl-L-homoserine and methanethiol), producing MHEQTLAIHAGYEKDSQGTMAVPIYMSTAYEFKDTDQAANLFALKELGNIYTRLMNPTTDVFEKRFAALEGGAAAVGTASGMAAIFYAIANVAEAGDNIIVAKQVYGGTTTLTGHTLKRFGIEARYFDVKNPAQLEKLIDEKTKIILFESITNPSIDVADLGAIVAIANKYTILTCVDNTVATPILCKPFEYGCDLTVHSASKYTTGQGLAIGGIIVERKNLVEKIKGNARYAHFNEPDASYHGLVYSDLPLPLFTLRVRLALLRDLGAAPSPFNSWLYIQGIETLPLRMRQHSASALAIAQFLEKHPKVKKVNYPGLQSDSNYEVGQKYFKKGHSGLLSFEVEDLATAKHIADSMEIFSLVVNIGDSKSIITHPASTTHQQLSKQELMDAGVPEGLIRLSIGLEDTQDLINDLAKALG